The Actinocorallia herbida DNA window TCGCCGGTGATCAGCCCCGCCTGGCGCAGGACCTTGAGGTGGTGGGAGATCGTCGGGCCGGACAGGTCGAACGGGGTCGTGAGGTCGCAGACGCAGGCCTCCCCGCCCTCGCTCGCGGCGATCAGGTTCAGCAGGCGCAGGCGCACGGGGTCGGACAGCGCCTTGAACACGCGCGCCAGCTCGGCGGCCTCGTCCTCGCCCAGGATCGGGCCGCTCAGCGGGGCGCAGCACGCCGCGGCCGAGACGTCTTCCAGCTCCAGGAACTTCGACATGCTTCTAATTTGACATCCATCTATCCAGAAAGGCAAACTCGAAGCTACTTAGACAGACTTCGAATCAGGAGATGATCGTGGGGACGCTGCCAGCACGGATCACCCGGCCTTGGACCCGCGCGAACCCTGTCGAGAACACCACGTACAACGAGCGCCGCGGCAGCCAGGTCTGCACCGCCGCCTGCCGTCGAGCCGCCCACCGGGACCGCGTCGTCACCGCGGCGCTGCGCTCGCGTCTTTGACCTACCGAGATCGAAGGAGACGATCATGACCGACCTCGCAGGACCGGGTGAGCAGGGCGGCTGCTGCGGCGTCAGCGCGTGCTGCACCGACGCCGAGCAGGCGCTCGACCCCACCGTCACCGTCACCCAGGCCAAGACCGACGCCGGGTGCGGATGCGTCGAAGACACCGCGCCGGACGGCGAACCGCCGGTCGTCGTCATCGGGGCGGGACCCGTCGGGCTCGCCGCCGCCGCGCACCTCGCCGAGCGCGGGCTCGGCTTCCTCGTCCTCGAGGCCGGGGAGACGGTAGGCGCGGCCGTCGCCGACTGGGGGCATGTGCGGCTGTTCTCGCCGTGGCGGTACGACGTCGACGCCGCCGCCCGCCGCCTCCTTGAGGCCGAGGGCTGGACGGCGCCCGAGCCCGAGGTGCTGCCGACCGGCGCGGACCTCGTCCGGGACTACCTCACGCCGCTCGCCGCCGTCCCCGCGCTGGCCGGACGTATCCGCACAGGCGCGCGGGTACTGGCCGTCACACGTCAGGGCGTCGACACCACCCGCACGATCGGCCGCGACGGGCGCCCGCTCCTCGTCCGCGTCCGCCACGCCGACGGCACCGTCCAGGACGTGACCGCTCGCGCCGTCATCGACGCGTCCGGCACCTGGGGACAGCGCAACCCCCTCGGCCACTCCGGCCTCGCCGCACCCGGCGAGGACGAGGCCGCGCCCCGCATCACCGGCCCGCTGCCCGACGTGCTCGGCCGCGACCGGGAACGGTTCGCCGGGAAGCACACCCTCGTCGTCGGCATGGGCCACTCGGCCGCCAACACCCTGCTCGCCCTCGCCGAACTCGCCGCACAAGAGGCCGGCACCCGGATCACCTGGGCCGTCCGGAACGCTTCGGTCGCCCGCCTGTACGGCGGCGGCGACGCCGACGGCCTGCCCGCTCGCGGC harbors:
- a CDS encoding ArsR/SmtB family transcription factor: MSKFLELEDVSAAACCAPLSGPILGEDEAAELARVFKALSDPVRLRLLNLIAASEGGEACVCDLTTPFDLSGPTISHHLKVLRQAGLITGERRGTWVYYRVVPDAITRLSTLFALPASA
- a CDS encoding FAD-dependent oxidoreductase, with product MTDLAGPGEQGGCCGVSACCTDAEQALDPTVTVTQAKTDAGCGCVEDTAPDGEPPVVVIGAGPVGLAAAAHLAERGLGFLVLEAGETVGAAVADWGHVRLFSPWRYDVDAAARRLLEAEGWTAPEPEVLPTGADLVRDYLTPLAAVPALAGRIRTGARVLAVTRQGVDTTRTIGRDGRPLLVRVRHADGTVQDVTARAVIDASGTWGQRNPLGHSGLAAPGEDEAAPRITGPLPDVLGRDRERFAGKHTLVVGMGHSAANTLLALAELAAQEAGTRITWAVRNASVARLYGGGDADGLPARGALGTRLKKAVDGGEIDLVRSFTITGFADGAESVDVTGSTPDGARTLTADLVVAATGFRPDLAMLREVRVSLDPATEAPIGIAEMIDPNFHSCGTVPPHGERDLAQPEKGFYIVGMKSYGRAPTFLMATGYEQVRSVVAALAGDREAADAVHLDLPETGVCSTGLITEDLLPGAEAGCGTACAPEPAAAEADSCCGSAPQPVTIGIGAPVGFATGRAHGHSGDTAS